Proteins from a genomic interval of Papaver somniferum cultivar HN1 chromosome 4, ASM357369v1, whole genome shotgun sequence:
- the LOC113272840 gene encoding uncharacterized protein LOC113272840: protein MIKDLWLVANLAIFTELWKLRNKSYFDNMVVQWLSFKGRVYQVIHDNSIRMKGHMHNTLEELRILNYFKVRHRSCKTSTPIEISWTPPNQDEIMICCDGASFGNPGQAGSGVVFRDASSEVLGVLCVGLGWQTNFYAEVCAIIYGAIMAKRWNLRSICILSDSKSCIQAFQKDELPWKLMQKWKIAKSFYINVRYIHSYREMQHKRVGAKKEKLAAYRRVEELKRERNLGNMQRSKEKILGIKSRYFEVLSSIKEVLGCQKRGGRVWGAV, encoded by the exons ATGATAAAGGACTTGTGGTTGGTTGCGAATCTTGCAATTTTCACGGAGTTATGGAAGTTACGTAATAAGTCTTATTTTGATAATATGGTTGTTCAATGGCTGAGCTTTAAAGGGAGAGTTTATCAGGTTATTCATGATAATTCAATTAGAATGAAAGGTCACATGCATAATACTTTAGAGGAGTTACGCATTCTGAATTATTTCAAAGTGCGGCATAGATCATGCAAAACGTCTactccaattgagattagttggaCTCCTcctaatcaagatgaaatcatgatctgttgtgatggtgcttctttCGGAAACCCAGGCCAAGCTGGTTCAGGTGTTGTTTTCCGTGATGCAAGTTCAGAGGTGCTTGGTGTTCTCTGTGTTGGCCTTGGTTGGCAAACAAATTTCTATGCGGAAGTATGTGCGATTATTTATGGTGCGATTATGGCTAAGAGATGGAATCTGCGGAGTATTTGTATCCTTTCTGATTCGAAGAGttgcattcaagcttttcaaaaggatgagttgcCTTGGAAGCTTATGCAGAAGTGGAAAATTGCGAAGTCTTTCTATATCAATGTTCGTTATATTCATAGCTATAGGGAg ATGCAACATAAGCGTGTAGGAGCGAAAAAAGAGAAGTTGGCAGCTTAcagacgcgtagaagagttaaaaAGGGAAAGAAATCTAGGTAATATGCAGAGGAGTAAAGAGAAGATTTTGGGCATTAAATCGAGATATTTTGAggtcctgtcgagtataaaagaaGTGCTTGGGTGTCAGAAAAGAGGAgggagagtttggggagcagtttag
- the LOC113276147 gene encoding probable UDP-N-acetylglucosamine--peptide N-acetylglucosaminyltransferase SPINDLY: MIKMNIYSSNKVVIADLNIDPPESDAEDCLVISPHSPLGSARIVNDESSTRGKINLSNKEIDLTEEGKKLSKLGRSRSRNKGELPLDCGTEVDADQQSQGIPSSREDKVSSLKTGLVHVARRMPRNAHAQFVLGLMYQRLGQPQKAVSAYENAEDILLHVEGEINRPELLSLVQIHHAQCLLLGSSGDANSEKELEVEELEEILCKLKESVQGDARQASIWNTLGLILLKTGRLQSAISVLSSLLDIAPDYLDALANIGYAFLQSGNLELAAIFSQDLVLKDQNHPAALTNYAASLMCKDGSIVAGAGAKAGEGPPRHQVEAANVAKQCLLAAVKAYSKTADVWLNLASAYDVAGDYRSAGKCLEKAAKLDPGIMSTRYALALHRIKDAERSQDLTEQLSWAGNEMASILREGDSAIIEPHIAWTGLAMVHRAQHEIAASFEFGHKNLKEVEQLALYTMKQAIEENPDDGMQWHQLGLHSLCTLQFKASQKFLKAAIARRKECSYAWSNLGVSLQLTEDPSQAEEVYKRALSFATPQQAHATFSNLGNLYRQQKLHERAKAMFAKSLELQPGYAPAYNNLGLVFIAECSWDDAKICFQKALEADSLLDAAKSNLMKAVSMSRVYAAFSTSLLQDMSHLMFSMFVVLIPSVKW; this comes from the exons atGATTAAAATGAATATCTACTCATCTAATAAAGTTGTCATAGCTGATCTCAATATTGATCCTCCTGAAAGTGATGCTGAAGATTGTCTTGTTATATCTCCTCATTCCCCTCTTGGTTCCGCAAG GATTGTTAATGATGAGAGCAGTACTCGAGGGAAAATCAACTTAAGTAATAAAGAGATTGACCTTACAGAAGAAGGTAAAAAGTTAAGTAAGCTGGGGAGAAGTCGTTCAAGAAATAAGGGCGAATTGCCACTTGATTGTGGAACTGAGGTAGATGCTGATCAACAATCTCAAGGGATTCCCTCATCCCGTGAAGACAAAGTTAGCAGCCTTAAGACT GGATTGGTACATGTTGCAAGAAGGATGCCCAGGAATGCCCATGCTCAATTTGTATTAGGCTTAATGTATCAGAGGTTGGGTCAACCACAGAAG GCAGTCTCGGCGTATGAGAATGCAGAGGATATCCTACTCCACGTTGAGGGAGAGATCAACAGGCCTGAGCTTCTCTCTTTAGTTCAGATTCACCATGCACAG TGCCTTCTGCTAGGAAGTTCAGGTGATGCTAATTCAGAGAAAGAACTTGAAGTCGAAGAGCTTGAGGAAATCCTTTGCAAGTTGAAGGAGTCAGTGCAGGGAGACGCTAGACAAGCATCTATCTGGAATACTCTTGGGTTAATACTCCTTAAAACTGGTCGCTTACAG AGTGCTATTTCTGTTTTATCATCACTGTTGGATATTGCCCCAGATTACCTGGACGCACTTGCAAACATTGGATATGCATTCCTTCAAAG TGGTAATTTGGAGCTCGCTGCAATCTTTTCTCAAGATTTAGTTCTAAAAGATCAAAACCACCCGGCAGCTTTAACCAATTACGCGGCTAGTCTTATGTGTAAAGATGGTTCAATCGTCGCAG GTGCTGGGGCTAAAGCGGGTGAAGGACCTCCTAGACATCAAGTTGAAGCTGCAAATGTCGCAAAGCAGTGTTTGTTAGCAGCTGTTAAAGCTTATTCAAAAACTGCAGATGTATGGTTGAATCTTGCTAGTGCATACGATGTCGCTGGTGACTACAGAAGTGCTGGCAAGTGCTTGGAGAAG GCAGCGAAACTTGATCCTGGTATCATGTCTACTCGATATGCATTGGCCCTTCACCGTATAAAAGATGCAGAGAGATCTCAAGATCTTACAGAACAGCTATCATGGGCTGGGAATGAAATGGCTTCAATTCTTAGAGAAGGTGATTCCGCAATAATTGAGCCTCATATAGCATGGACAGGGCTAGCTATGGTTCACAGGGCACAACACGAGATTGCTGCATCTTTTGAATTTGGGCACAAAAATTTGAAAGAGGTGGAACAGCTGGCACTTTACACTATGAAGCAG GCAATAGAAGAGAACCCAGATGATGGTATGCAGTGGCACCAGCTTGGCCTTCATAGCCTCTGCACTTTGCAGTTCAAGGCATCACAGAAATTCCTCAAGGCAGCAATTGCACGCCGAAAAGAATGCAGCTACGCTTGGTCAAACCTTG GTGTATCCCTGCAATTAACTGAGGATCCATCACAGGCTGAAGAAGTATATAAAAGGGCACTGTCATTTGCTACACCACAGCAGGCACATGCAACATTTTCCAACCTTGGCAATCTCTATCGACAGCAAAAGCTGCATGAACGTGCAAAAGCAATGTTCGCGAAGTCACTAGAACTGCAACCTGGGTATGCCCCAGCTTACAACAATCTAGGTCTTGTGTTTATTGCTGAATGTAGCTGGGATGATGCAAAAATCTGTTTTCAGAAGGCATTGGAGGCAGATTCTTTACTTGATGCCGCCAAGTCTAACTTGATGAAAGCAGTGTCTATGTCTCGAGTTTATGCAGCCTTTTCTACATCTTTGCTTCAAGATATGTCCCATCTGATGTTTAGCATGTTTGTTGTTCTAATACCGTCTGTAAAGTGGTAA
- the LOC113276148 gene encoding photosystem II core complex proteins psbY, chloroplastic-like produces the protein MAATISTMAMLNAKCLNINNSHNKINLSRKPISLLSLQNLPKGLTISNSSSSEDSSNFFSSTLTGTAIAGAIFSTLSTCDAAFAAQQIAKIAEGDNRGIALLLPIVPAILWVLYNILQPALNQLNKMRSSNNGVIVGLGLGALATASSCFQTPSASAIEIATLAQATAENDNRGSLLLFVLAPAVLWVLYNILQPALNQLNKMRQSD, from the coding sequence ATGGCAGCAACCATATCAACAATGGCTATGCTCAACGCCAAATGTTTGAACATCAACAACTCGCACAACAAAATCAACCTTTCAAGAAAGCCCATCTCTCTTTTATCCCTTCAAAACCTCCCTAAAGGTCTCACCATCTCAAATTCATCATCGTCAGAGGACAGCTCCAACTTTTTTTCATCTACTTTAACCGGAACCGCTATTGCCGGTGCAATCTTTTCGACCTTAAGTACATGTGACGCAGCCTTTGCCGCACAACAAATCGCAAAAATTGCTGAAGGAGATAACCGCGGGATCGCTCTTTTACTACCCATAGTTCCAGCAATCCTTTGGGTGCTTTACAACATACTTCAACCAGCTCTTAACCAACTAAACAAAATGAGGAGTTCAAACAATGGTGTGATTGTGGGGCTTGGTCTTGGTGCACTAGCAACTGCTTCAAGCTGTTTCCAAACGCCATCTGCATCTGCTATCGAAATCGCTACCCTTGCTCAAGCAACCGCGGAAAACGACAACAGGGGTTCGCTTTTGCTGTTTGTTCTTGCCCCAGCTGTTCTTTGGGTTCTTTACAACATTCTTCAACCAGCTTTGAACCAACTGAACAAAATGAGGCAGTCTGATTAA